The proteins below are encoded in one region of Equus przewalskii isolate Varuska chromosome 1, EquPr2, whole genome shotgun sequence:
- the LOC103562449 gene encoding olfactory receptor 4F6-like — MNGANHSVVSEFVFLGLSNSWEIQLFLFFFSSLFYMSSLMGNLLIVVTVTSDPYLHSPMYFLLANLSIIDLIFCSIAAPKMICDLFRKQKVISFGGCIAQIFFSHAVGGTEMVLLITMAFDRYVAICKPLHYQTIMSPQMCILILVVAWTIGFIHSLTQLGFVVNLPFCGPNVLDSFYCDIPQLIKLACTDTYRLEFMVTANSGFISLGAFFLLILSYVYILATLQKNSSGGLSKAFSTLSAHIIVVVLFFGPLIFFYMWPSPSTHLDKFLAIFDAVLTPFLNPVIYTFRNREMQKAIRRVFTQLMGFRKNH, encoded by the coding sequence ATGAATGGAGCCAACCACTCTGTGGTGTCTGAGTTTGTCTTCCTGGGACTCTCCAATTCCTGGGAgatccagctttttctttttttcttttcttctcttttctatatgTCTAGTTTGATGGGAAACCTCCTCATAGTTGTCACTGTGACTTCTGACCCTTATTTACACTCCCCCATGTATTTTCTATTAGCCAATCTCTCCATCATAGACCTGATATTTTGCTCAATTGCAGCACCCAAGATGATTTGTGATCTTTTCAGGAAGCAGAAAGTCATTTCTTTTGGGGGCTGTATAGCTCAGATCTTCTTTAGCCATGCTGTTGGAGGCACTGAGATGGTGCTGCTCATCACTATGGCCTTTGACAGATATGTGGCCATATGTAAGCCTCTCCATTACCAGACCATAATGAGCCCACAAATGTGCATTTTGATTTTAGTGGTTGCCTGGACCattggtttcattcattcattgactcaaTTAGGTTTTGTGGTAAACTTGCCTTTCTGTGGCCCTAATGTATTAGATAGCTTTTACTGTGATATACCTCAGCTCATCAAACTTGCTTGCACAGATACCTACAGGCTGGAGTTCATGGTCACTGCTAATAGTGGGTTCATTTCCTTGGGTGCTTTCTTCTTGCTCATCCTCTCTTATGTCTATATTCTGGCCACTCTTCAGAAAAACTCCTCAGGTGGTTTATCCAAGGCTTTTTCCACTCTATCAGCTCATATTATTGTGGTGGTTTTATTCTTTggtccattgatttttttctatatgtggCCCTCTCCTTCAACACATCTGGATAAATTTCTAGCCATATTTGATGCAGTTTTAACTCCTTTTCTAAATCCAGTCATTTACACATTCAGGAACAGAGAGATGCAGAAGGCAATAAGGAGAGTGTTCACTCAGCTTATGGGTTTTAGAAAAAATCACTAA
- the LOC103562442 gene encoding olfactory receptor 4F6-like, translating into MYEANYSLLPEFVFLGLSTSRPVQHLLLAFSAVLYTAIVLGNLLVVFAVTFDHHLHSPMYFLLANLSFIDLCLSTLTVPKMICDLYSGHRTISFQGCIIQKFVLHVLGGPEMVLLIAMALDQNVALYKPLHYLTVMSPWMCILPLSSAWAIGLIHSVTQLAFAVHLPFCGPNEIDSFYCDLPWFIKLACTDTYRMEFMVTANSGFISMGTFFLLFVSYIFLLVTLQKCSSGCFSKDLSTLSAHITVVILFFGPCIFVYVWPFPAVSVDKFLAILDFMITPILNPAIYTLRSKDMKMAMRRLNSQLLSLRKIS; encoded by the coding sequence ATGTATGAAGCAAATTACTCTCTGTTGCCTGAATTTGTGTTCCTGGGACTTTCTACCTCTAGACCAGTGCAGCATCTCCTCCTTGCCTTCTCTGCAGTGTTATATACAGCAATTGTTCTAGGAAATCTTCTTGTTGTGTTTGCAGTGACCTTTGACCACCATTTGCATTCCCCCATGTATTTCCTTTTAGCCAACCtctcatttattgatttgtgcCTTTCTACCTTAACTGTTCCTAAGATGATCTGTGACCTGTACTCCGGACACAGAACCATATCCTTCCAGGGGTGTATCATCCAGAAATTTGTCCTTCACGTCTTGGGTGGACCTGAGATGGTGCTGCTCATTGCCATGGCCCTGGACCAAAATGTGGCCTTATATAAACCCCTGCACTATCTGACTGTCATGAGCCCATGGATGTGCATTTTACCTCTGTCTAGTGCCTGGGCTATAGGCCTCATTCACTCAGTTactcagttagcttttgctgtcCATTTACCTTTTTGTGGTCCTAATGAGATAGATAGCTTTTACTGTGACCTTCCATGGTTTATCAAACTTGCCTGCACAGATACTTACAGAATGGAATTCATGGTTACTGCCAACAGTGGGTTCATTTCCATGGGTACCTTCTTCTTACTGTTTGTCTCCTATATCTTCCTTCTGGTAACCCTACAGAAATGCTCTTCAGGTTGTTTTTCTAAGGACCTTTCTACTCTATCAGCTCACATCACTGTGGTGATTTTGTTCTTTGGACCATGCATCTTTGTTTATGTGTGGCCATTTCCAGCAGTGTCAGTGGATAAGTTCCTTGCCATTTTGGACTTTATGATTACACCCATTCTGAATCCCGCCATTTACACATTGAGGAGCAAAGACATGAAGATGGCGATGAGGAGACTGAATAGTCAACTATTGAGTCTGAGGAAGATCTCCTAA